A DNA window from Vespula vulgaris chromosome 18, iyVesVulg1.1, whole genome shotgun sequence contains the following coding sequences:
- the LOC127070461 gene encoding striatin-4 isoform X2 yields the protein MKVPSQFCGSTMEENSSSASQNHNGQLSGSANVSLTNNKHQGNDNGSNGDAKDQRPQYSMPGILHFIQHEWARFELERSQWELDRAEFQARIAFLQGERKGQENLKNDLVRRIKMLEYALKQERARYHKLKYGTDLVIQGDVKPPLYEEGSTCTSTEGGGGGGGDGEAPFTSVSNISWKQGRQLLRQYLQEIGYTDTIIDVRSNRVRSLLGLNNNTDSDDMNTPALNGNESSVKAKNNTRRTPGKKQQPSSIAEAMILDTEAAVMASFEFLPQTDMDMEEGEGDVEDEMYDTNIESKSNKASFVITEDVDAEAEEVLNQLNLLTQTEESPPPGWNALPRGLQTDPRRPTEEGDSTLELGELEQLCVNNEAEVSYDMVTTTKETYRKTWNAKYTLRSHFDAVRALVFHPTDPVLITASDDHTLKLWNLHKTVPAKKSASLDVEPLYTFRSHTGPVLCLAMDSTGSRCYSGGLDGMIHCWTLPSANIDPYDSYDPSVLSQTLTGHTDAIWGLSMYQPRSQLLSISADGTVKLWSPQSKVPLLNTYTSEQDGIPTSVDFIRDEPHKLVVAYEGACVLFDSETDAVIARLEANETKGVNRVVAHPTLPLVVAAHEDRHIRFYDHRSATLAHAMVAHLDAVTSLAVDPHGLYLLSGSHDCSIRLWNMDNKTCVQEITAHRKKFDESILDVAFHPSRPFIASAGADALAKVFV from the exons ATGAAGGTACCCAGCCAGTTTTGTGGTTCCACGATGGAGGAGAACTCCAGTTCTGCGTCGCAAAATCACAACGGTCAATTATCTGGTAGTGCTAACGTTTCGCTCACTAATAACAAGCATCAAGGCAATGACAATGGCAGCAATGGTGATGCCAAGGATCAGAGACCACAATACTCCATGCCTGGTATTCTGCATTTCATTCAGCACGAATGGGCTCGTTTTGAACTCGAAAGATCACAATGGGAACTTGACAGAGCTGAGTTTCAG gCTAGGATAGCTTTTTTACAaggtgaaagaaaaggacaagaaaatttgaaaaatgacctagtaaggagaataaaaatgttggAATATGCACTAAAGCAGGAACG AGCAAGGTAtcacaaattaaaatatggaACTGACTTGGTCATCCAAGGAGATGTTAAGCCACCTTTATATGAAGAGGGTAGTACTTGCACTAGTACagaaggaggtggtggtggtggtggagatGGAGAAGCACCATTTACGTCTGTTAGCAACATTAGCTGGAAACAGGGTCGTCAATTACTAAGGCA ATATTTACAAGAAATTGGCTACACTGACACAATAATAGATGTAAGATCAAACAGAGTGCGATCTCTTCTtggtttaaataataacacgGACTCTGATGATATGAACACACCAGCTTTAAATGGAAATGAGTCATCTgttaaagcaaaaaataatacgCGAAGAACTCCAGGAAAAAAG CAACAGCCTTCTTCGATAGCAGAAGCAATGATATTAGACACAGAAGCAGCTGTTATGGCAAGTTTCGAGTTCTTGCCACAAACAGACATGGACatggaagaaggagaaggagatgtAGAAGATGAAATGTATGACACAAATATAGAATCTAAGTCAAATAAg GCATCATTTGTTATAACAGAAGACGTAGATGCTGAAGCAGAAGAAGTATTAAATCAACTAAATCTACTCACCCAAACTGAAGAATCGCCACCACCAGGCTGGA acgcaTTACCCAGAGGTTTACAAACAGATCCAAGGCGTCCCACTGAAGAAGGTGATTCTACATTGGAATTGGGAGAATTAGAGCAATTGTGTGTAAACAATGAAGCAGAAGTATCATACGAT ATGGTAACAACTACAAAAGAAACGTATCGAAAGACATGGAATGCAAAGTATACATTGCGCTCTCACTTTGATGCTGTTAGAGCACTCGTCTTCCATCCTACAGATCCTGTCCTTATAACCGCAAGCGACGACCATACATTAAAGCTGTGGAATCTACACAAAACTGTACCAGCCAAAAA GTCAGCTTCACTAGACGTAGAGCCATTATATACCTTCAGATCCCATACAGGTCCTGTTCTTTGTTTAGCTATGGATAGCACTGGAAGTCGTTGCTACAGTGGTGGTTTAGATGGTATGATTCATTGTTGGACACTTCCATCTGCAAATATAGATCCATATGATTCGTATGATCCAAGTGTCCTTAGCCAAACTTTAACTGGGCACACTGATGCCATCTGGGGCTTAAGTATGTATCAGCCTCGTTCACAGTTGTTATCTATCAGTGCTGATGGAACAGTGAAACTTTGGAGTCCTCAAAGCAAAGTACCACTTCTTAACACTTATACCTCTGAACAAG atgGAATACCAACATCTGTTGATTTTATACGGGACGAACCGCACAAATTAGTCGTGGCATATGAAGGAGCTTGCGTGTTATTTGATTCTGAGACTGATGCTGTTATAGCTCGATTAGAAGCTAATGAAACAAAAGGTGTAAATCGTGTTGTGGCTCATCCAACTTTGCCACTAGTTGTAGCAGCACATGAAGATCGACATATTCGATTTTATGATCATCGTTCTGCAACTCTTGCTCATGCTATGGTTGCACATCTAGATGCAGTCACTAGTCTTGCTGTGGATCCTCATGGTCTTTATTTACTTTCAGGAA gtCATGACTGCAGTATAAGATTGTGGAACATGGATAATAAGACTTGTGTTCAAGAAATAACGGCGCATCGGAAGAAATTCGATGAAAGTATTTTAGATGTTGCGTTCCACCCATCAAGACCATTTATCGCAAGTGCAGGAGCTGATGCTCTTGCTAAAGTATTTGTTTGA
- the LOC127070461 gene encoding striatin-4 isoform X1, which yields MKVPSQFCGSTMEENSSSASQNHNGQLSGSANVSLTNNKHQGNDNGSNGDAKDQRPQYSMPGILHFIQHEWARFELERSQWELDRAEFQARIAFLQGERKGQENLKNDLVRRIKMLEYALKQERARYHKLKYGTDLVIQGDVKPPLYEEGSTCTSTEGGGGGGGDGEAPFTSVSNISWKQGRQLLRQYLQEIGYTDTIIDVRSNRVRSLLGLNNNTDSDDMNTPALNGNESSVKAKNNTRRTPGKKVEQQPSSIAEAMILDTEAAVMASFEFLPQTDMDMEEGEGDVEDEMYDTNIESKSNKASFVITEDVDAEAEEVLNQLNLLTQTEESPPPGWNALPRGLQTDPRRPTEEGDSTLELGELEQLCVNNEAEVSYDMVTTTKETYRKTWNAKYTLRSHFDAVRALVFHPTDPVLITASDDHTLKLWNLHKTVPAKKSASLDVEPLYTFRSHTGPVLCLAMDSTGSRCYSGGLDGMIHCWTLPSANIDPYDSYDPSVLSQTLTGHTDAIWGLSMYQPRSQLLSISADGTVKLWSPQSKVPLLNTYTSEQDGIPTSVDFIRDEPHKLVVAYEGACVLFDSETDAVIARLEANETKGVNRVVAHPTLPLVVAAHEDRHIRFYDHRSATLAHAMVAHLDAVTSLAVDPHGLYLLSGSHDCSIRLWNMDNKTCVQEITAHRKKFDESILDVAFHPSRPFIASAGADALAKVFV from the exons ATGAAGGTACCCAGCCAGTTTTGTGGTTCCACGATGGAGGAGAACTCCAGTTCTGCGTCGCAAAATCACAACGGTCAATTATCTGGTAGTGCTAACGTTTCGCTCACTAATAACAAGCATCAAGGCAATGACAATGGCAGCAATGGTGATGCCAAGGATCAGAGACCACAATACTCCATGCCTGGTATTCTGCATTTCATTCAGCACGAATGGGCTCGTTTTGAACTCGAAAGATCACAATGGGAACTTGACAGAGCTGAGTTTCAG gCTAGGATAGCTTTTTTACAaggtgaaagaaaaggacaagaaaatttgaaaaatgacctagtaaggagaataaaaatgttggAATATGCACTAAAGCAGGAACG AGCAAGGTAtcacaaattaaaatatggaACTGACTTGGTCATCCAAGGAGATGTTAAGCCACCTTTATATGAAGAGGGTAGTACTTGCACTAGTACagaaggaggtggtggtggtggtggagatGGAGAAGCACCATTTACGTCTGTTAGCAACATTAGCTGGAAACAGGGTCGTCAATTACTAAGGCA ATATTTACAAGAAATTGGCTACACTGACACAATAATAGATGTAAGATCAAACAGAGTGCGATCTCTTCTtggtttaaataataacacgGACTCTGATGATATGAACACACCAGCTTTAAATGGAAATGAGTCATCTgttaaagcaaaaaataatacgCGAAGAACTCCAGGAAAAAAGGTAGAG CAACAGCCTTCTTCGATAGCAGAAGCAATGATATTAGACACAGAAGCAGCTGTTATGGCAAGTTTCGAGTTCTTGCCACAAACAGACATGGACatggaagaaggagaaggagatgtAGAAGATGAAATGTATGACACAAATATAGAATCTAAGTCAAATAAg GCATCATTTGTTATAACAGAAGACGTAGATGCTGAAGCAGAAGAAGTATTAAATCAACTAAATCTACTCACCCAAACTGAAGAATCGCCACCACCAGGCTGGA acgcaTTACCCAGAGGTTTACAAACAGATCCAAGGCGTCCCACTGAAGAAGGTGATTCTACATTGGAATTGGGAGAATTAGAGCAATTGTGTGTAAACAATGAAGCAGAAGTATCATACGAT ATGGTAACAACTACAAAAGAAACGTATCGAAAGACATGGAATGCAAAGTATACATTGCGCTCTCACTTTGATGCTGTTAGAGCACTCGTCTTCCATCCTACAGATCCTGTCCTTATAACCGCAAGCGACGACCATACATTAAAGCTGTGGAATCTACACAAAACTGTACCAGCCAAAAA GTCAGCTTCACTAGACGTAGAGCCATTATATACCTTCAGATCCCATACAGGTCCTGTTCTTTGTTTAGCTATGGATAGCACTGGAAGTCGTTGCTACAGTGGTGGTTTAGATGGTATGATTCATTGTTGGACACTTCCATCTGCAAATATAGATCCATATGATTCGTATGATCCAAGTGTCCTTAGCCAAACTTTAACTGGGCACACTGATGCCATCTGGGGCTTAAGTATGTATCAGCCTCGTTCACAGTTGTTATCTATCAGTGCTGATGGAACAGTGAAACTTTGGAGTCCTCAAAGCAAAGTACCACTTCTTAACACTTATACCTCTGAACAAG atgGAATACCAACATCTGTTGATTTTATACGGGACGAACCGCACAAATTAGTCGTGGCATATGAAGGAGCTTGCGTGTTATTTGATTCTGAGACTGATGCTGTTATAGCTCGATTAGAAGCTAATGAAACAAAAGGTGTAAATCGTGTTGTGGCTCATCCAACTTTGCCACTAGTTGTAGCAGCACATGAAGATCGACATATTCGATTTTATGATCATCGTTCTGCAACTCTTGCTCATGCTATGGTTGCACATCTAGATGCAGTCACTAGTCTTGCTGTGGATCCTCATGGTCTTTATTTACTTTCAGGAA gtCATGACTGCAGTATAAGATTGTGGAACATGGATAATAAGACTTGTGTTCAAGAAATAACGGCGCATCGGAAGAAATTCGATGAAAGTATTTTAGATGTTGCGTTCCACCCATCAAGACCATTTATCGCAAGTGCAGGAGCTGATGCTCTTGCTAAAGTATTTGTTTGA
- the LOC127070288 gene encoding SAP30-binding protein isoform X1 yields MLLSPTANNTTLHRVALASLTATYTDSEGEDGVEDDLQENSNTPQGAAPHNAQVGQPQALTSPKSGRSASNSPNVASSVGGKSNSNLPNAPTLVTDVTSKVQRLVSYFDDSIVSDDEGAVPMVVEEQPSENGRPSLTTEQSPSCQGELVSDGETDPYGVIIPPEPPGQCPPELQEKITKLFRKMESGGLDMNKVIQQRKDFRNPSIYEKLIQFCSINELGTNYPPDRFDPFKWGKDSYYEELAKVQKVEMDKLEKARKEKTKIEIVSGTAKRPNNSSSTAEEDAKKRKSKWDQVATGATVSVKPTVLLSQPTLTTLTSSATVFYQEICINYVYKYHTKSVSKHHIKI; encoded by the exons ATGCTTTTAAGCCCTACAGCAAACAACACGACGCTACACCG TGTTGCTCTGGCATCTCTCACGGCCACCTATACCGACTCGGAGGGCGAAGACGGGGTGGAAGACGACCTTCAGGAGAATTCGAACACTCCCCAGGGGGCCGCCCCGCATAATGCCCAAGTCGGTCAGCCCCAGGCTCTCACCAGTCCCAAATCTGGCAGATCAGCCTCAAATAGTCCCAACGTTGCTTCCAGTGTTGGTGGCAAGTCTAATAGCAACTTGCCGAACGCGCCCACCTTAGTAACTGATGTAACATCGAAGGTGCAGAGATTGGTTTCATATTTTGATGATTCAATAGTTTCCGACGATGAAGGAGCTGTGCCGATGGTGGTTGAGGAACAGCCTTCAGAGAACGGAAGGCCTTCCTTGACTACTGAGCAGTCTCCCTCGTGTCAGGGAGAATTAGTTTCAGATGGAGAAACAGATCCTTATGGAGTTATAATACCACCTGAGCCGCCAGGTCAATGTCCACCggaattacaagaaaaaataacaaaacttTTTAGGAAAATGGAGAGTGGTGGTTTAGATATGAATAAAGTCATACAGCAAAGGAAAGACTTTAGAAATCCATccatttatgaaaaattaattcagtTTTGTAGCATCAACGAACTGGGTACAAATTATCCTCCAGACAGATTTGATCCATTTAAATGGGGCAAGGATTCTTATTATGAGGAATTGGCCAAGGTACAAAAAGTGGAAATGGACAAACTTGAAAAagctagaaaagaaaaaacaaaaatcgaaATAGTGTCAGGTACTGCAAAACGACCAAATAATTCTTCCAGTACAGCAGAAGAGGatgctaaaaaaagaaaaagtaagtgGGATCAAGTGGCAACTGGTGCCACTGTATCTGTAAAACCCACAGTTTTGTTGTCTCAACCAACTTTGACTACGTTAACGTCCTCTGCAACCG TTTTTTACCAGGAGATATgcataaattatgtatataagtatcaCACAAAATCTGTATCTAAGCATCACATCAAAATATGA
- the LOC127070288 gene encoding SAP30-binding protein isoform X3, which translates to MLLSPTANNTTLHRVALASLTATYTDSEGEDGVEDDLQENSNTPQGAAPHNAQVGQPQALTSPKSGRSASNSPNVASSVGGKSNSNLPNAPTLVTDVTSKVQRLVSYFDDSIVSDDEGAVPMVVEEQPSENGRPSLTTEQSPSCQGELVSDGETDPYGVIIPPEPPGQCPPELQEKITKLFRKMESGGLDMNKVIQQRKDFRNPSIYEKLIQFCSINELGTNYPPDRFDPFKWGKDSYYEELAKVQKVEMDKLEKARKEKTKIEIVSGTAKRPNNSSSTAEEDAKKRKIFYQEICINYVYKYHTKSVSKHHIKI; encoded by the exons ATGCTTTTAAGCCCTACAGCAAACAACACGACGCTACACCG TGTTGCTCTGGCATCTCTCACGGCCACCTATACCGACTCGGAGGGCGAAGACGGGGTGGAAGACGACCTTCAGGAGAATTCGAACACTCCCCAGGGGGCCGCCCCGCATAATGCCCAAGTCGGTCAGCCCCAGGCTCTCACCAGTCCCAAATCTGGCAGATCAGCCTCAAATAGTCCCAACGTTGCTTCCAGTGTTGGTGGCAAGTCTAATAGCAACTTGCCGAACGCGCCCACCTTAGTAACTGATGTAACATCGAAGGTGCAGAGATTGGTTTCATATTTTGATGATTCAATAGTTTCCGACGATGAAGGAGCTGTGCCGATGGTGGTTGAGGAACAGCCTTCAGAGAACGGAAGGCCTTCCTTGACTACTGAGCAGTCTCCCTCGTGTCAGGGAGAATTAGTTTCAGATGGAGAAACAGATCCTTATGGAGTTATAATACCACCTGAGCCGCCAGGTCAATGTCCACCggaattacaagaaaaaataacaaaacttTTTAGGAAAATGGAGAGTGGTGGTTTAGATATGAATAAAGTCATACAGCAAAGGAAAGACTTTAGAAATCCATccatttatgaaaaattaattcagtTTTGTAGCATCAACGAACTGGGTACAAATTATCCTCCAGACAGATTTGATCCATTTAAATGGGGCAAGGATTCTTATTATGAGGAATTGGCCAAGGTACAAAAAGTGGAAATGGACAAACTTGAAAAagctagaaaagaaaaaacaaaaatcgaaATAGTGTCAGGTACTGCAAAACGACCAAATAATTCTTCCAGTACAGCAGAAGAGGatgctaaaaaaagaaaaa TTTTTTACCAGGAGATATgcataaattatgtatataagtatcaCACAAAATCTGTATCTAAGCATCACATCAAAATATGA
- the LOC127070288 gene encoding SAP30-binding protein isoform X2 produces MLLSPTANNTTLHRVALASLTATYTDSEGEDGVEDDLQENSNTPQGAAPHNAQVGQPQALTSPKSGRSASNSPNVASSVGGKSNSNLPNAPTLVTDVTSKVQRLVSYFDDSIVSDDEGAVPMVVEEQPSENGRPSLTTEQSPSCQGELVSDGETDPYGVIIPPEPPGQCPPELQEKITKLFRKMESGGLDMNKVIQQRKDFRNPSIYEKLIQFCSINELGTNYPPDRFDPFKWGKDSYYEELAKVQKVEMDKLEKARKEKTKIEIVSGTAKRPNNSSSTAEEDAKKRKSKWDQVATGATVSVKPTVLLSQPTLTTLTSSATGTKATVISAFGSLPKKRL; encoded by the exons ATGCTTTTAAGCCCTACAGCAAACAACACGACGCTACACCG TGTTGCTCTGGCATCTCTCACGGCCACCTATACCGACTCGGAGGGCGAAGACGGGGTGGAAGACGACCTTCAGGAGAATTCGAACACTCCCCAGGGGGCCGCCCCGCATAATGCCCAAGTCGGTCAGCCCCAGGCTCTCACCAGTCCCAAATCTGGCAGATCAGCCTCAAATAGTCCCAACGTTGCTTCCAGTGTTGGTGGCAAGTCTAATAGCAACTTGCCGAACGCGCCCACCTTAGTAACTGATGTAACATCGAAGGTGCAGAGATTGGTTTCATATTTTGATGATTCAATAGTTTCCGACGATGAAGGAGCTGTGCCGATGGTGGTTGAGGAACAGCCTTCAGAGAACGGAAGGCCTTCCTTGACTACTGAGCAGTCTCCCTCGTGTCAGGGAGAATTAGTTTCAGATGGAGAAACAGATCCTTATGGAGTTATAATACCACCTGAGCCGCCAGGTCAATGTCCACCggaattacaagaaaaaataacaaaacttTTTAGGAAAATGGAGAGTGGTGGTTTAGATATGAATAAAGTCATACAGCAAAGGAAAGACTTTAGAAATCCATccatttatgaaaaattaattcagtTTTGTAGCATCAACGAACTGGGTACAAATTATCCTCCAGACAGATTTGATCCATTTAAATGGGGCAAGGATTCTTATTATGAGGAATTGGCCAAGGTACAAAAAGTGGAAATGGACAAACTTGAAAAagctagaaaagaaaaaacaaaaatcgaaATAGTGTCAGGTACTGCAAAACGACCAAATAATTCTTCCAGTACAGCAGAAGAGGatgctaaaaaaagaaaaagtaagtgGGATCAAGTGGCAACTGGTGCCACTGTATCTGTAAAACCCACAGTTTTGTTGTCTCAACCAACTTTGACTACGTTAACGTCCTCTGCAACCGGTACGAAGGCAACTGTTATATCAGCTTTTGGTTCACTACCAAAGAAAAGACTGTAA
- the LOC127070338 gene encoding ADP-ribosylation factor-binding protein GGA3, with amino-acid sequence MDVVTTSLEALIQRATNPQNQKSDIAAIEAFCVMVMKETEGIQIGSKLLATHIQSSNEFEALQALALLDTCMRKCGPNFHAEVGKFRFLNEMIRLVSPKYLGNKTPIAVRQKVLHLLFFWSKEYPRESKIKEAYEMLRKQGVVEEDSVPIVSNTDEVLKIPKAKNTIFEDEEKSKLLQKLLQSKNPGDLQAANRLIKTMVKEDERRVQLNSRRIMELESVHNNVKLLSEMLDSYNQKETSLEDVELMNELHQACERLKPTMLRLANETQDNEEMLGDVLAANDALGEVFDKYTAVIILGQKVTKTNINNDPSLLDLSSPIDAAISECTLNADTDKTNNTVATNSQSDMEVLGDIFNSFGNSLDFSLTTDKNNLFPELMIMDPINIQQNGKKIDTPLKKMDSKARALEELNELGESLLKQSLSYKMAKESSLDEKKPSFAQFTKFQSELDNHNLMDLTSTNNNMIQHNVDKSSNNENEKMKNDSISPNFHNGDNTVNVSQSCNKSKNIEADEENILTKVNDAPALTVNSEPAIKSLTDINVNLQDIKPGTNPPITVIEEKNGISVILHFAQDSPRPDVSVIVVTTMSKNTKPLNNYLFQAVVPKKCKCRLQPPSDTELPAHNPFLPPSAITQIMLIANPLKESVSLKFMLSYTMDDETFTEMGEVDRLPHL; translated from the exons atggatGTTGTGACAACCAGTCTCGAGGCTTtgatac aAAGAGCTACAAATCCACAAAATCAGAAATCTGATATAGCAGCTATTGAAGCATTTTGTGTTATGGTTATGAAGGAAACAGAAGGTATTCAAATAGGTAGTAAATTATTAGCAACACATATCCAATCATCTAATGAATTTGAAGCTCTTCAAGCTCTTGCA tTATTAGATACTTGTATGAGAAAATGCGGGCCAAATTTCCATGCAGAAGTTGGAAAGTTTCGCTTTTTGAACGAAATGATACGACTTGTTTCGCCAAAATATTTAGGCAATAAAACTCCTATAGCTGTACGTCAAAAAGTATTAcatcttttgttcttttggTCGAAAGAGTATCCACGGGaatcaaaaattaaagagGCTTATGAAATGCTTAGAAAGCAAGGAGTCGTAGAG GAGGATTCAGTACCTATTGTTAGTAATACAGATGAAGTCTTGAAAATACCGAAAGCAaaaaatacgatattcgaGGATGAGGAAAAATCAAAGTTGTTGCAGAAACTGCTACAAAGTAAAAACCCTGGTGATTTACAAGCTGCAAATAGATTAATCAAAACTATGGTAAAAGAG GACGAAAGAAGAGTACAATTGAATTCACGAAGAATCATGGAATTGGAATCAGTtcataataatgttaaattattatctgaGATGTTAGATTCATACAATCAAAAAGAAACTAGTCTTGAAGATGTTGAATTAATGAATGAACTTCATCAAGCATGTGAACGTTTAAAACCCACTATGTTAAGATTAGCTAACGAAACTCAGGACAATGAAGAAATGCTtg GTGACGTACTCGCAGCAAATGATGCATTGGGTGaagtatttgataaatatactGCTGTGATTATACTCGGCCAAAAAGTTACTAaaacgaatattaataatgatccATCATTATTGGATTTGTCTTCTCCAATTGATGCTGCTATTTCTGAATGTACTTTGAATGCAGATACAgataaaactaataatacaGTCGCAACAAATTCACAGTCGGATATGGAAGTTCTTGGAGacattttcaattcttttgGAAACTCACTGGATTTCTCTTTAACcacagataaaaataatttatttccagAGCTAATGATTATGGATCCaataaatattcaacaaaatggaaagaaaa tTGATACACCTTTGAAGAAAATGGATAGTAAAGCCAGAGCATTAGAAGAATTAAATGAGTTAGGGGAATCTCTCCTTAAACAGAGTTTGTCATATAAAATGGCAAAAGAGTCATCTTTGGATGAAAA gAAACCATCTTTTGCtcaatttacaaaatttcaatCTGAACTTGATAATCACAATTTAATGGATTTAACTtctacgaataataatatgatacaGCACAATGTGGACAAATCAAGtaacaatgaaaatgaaaaaatgaaaaatgattctATATCTCCAAATTTTCATAATGGTGATAATACAGTCAATGTATCACAATCTTGtaacaaaagtaaaaacatTGAAGCAGATGAAGAAAACATATTGACGAAAGTAAATGACGCGCCAGCATTAACTGTTAACTCTGAACCAGCAATCAAGTCTCTAACTGATATTAATGTAAATCTTCAAGATATTAAACCAG GTACAAATCCACCTATAACagtgatagaagaaaaaaatggtatTTCAGTAATACTTCATTTTGCACAAGACAGTCCAAGACCAGATGTTTCTGTAATAGTAGTTACAACAATGAGTAAAAATACCAAACCACTTAACAATTATTTGTTTCAAGCAGTAGTACCTAAG aAATGTAAGTGCAGACTTCAACCTCCTTCTGATACAGAATTACCAGCACATAATCCATTTCTTCCACCATCAGCAATTACACAAATTATGTTAATTGCAAATCCTCTTAAG gaATCAGTATCTTTAAAGTTTATGTTGAGTTATACAATGGATGATGAAACTTTTACTGAAATGGGTGAAGTGGATAGACTTCCAcatctataa